A single genomic interval of Halorubrum aethiopicum harbors:
- a CDS encoding sulfurtransferase TusA family protein — translation MTDIDIEPTDTVDARAAACPGPLMDLIGRVRSAAPGDVILLLSDNDESLTDVSEWVDETDNELLALDESGDDYGFYVEVA, via the coding sequence ATGACCGACATCGACATCGAGCCCACGGACACGGTCGACGCGCGCGCGGCCGCCTGCCCCGGTCCGCTGATGGATCTCATCGGCCGGGTCCGCTCGGCGGCCCCCGGCGACGTGATCCTGCTCTTGAGCGACAACGACGAGTCGCTCACGGACGTCTCCGAGTGGGTCGACGAGACCGACAACGAGCTGCTCGCCCTCGACGAGTCGGGCGACGACTACGGCTTCTACGTGGAGGTCGCGTAG
- the mptA gene encoding GTP cyclohydrolase MptA translates to MSHQLPDVQASAPDVTVGLSQVGVTGVEKLVKIARGDDRPIVLMAEFEVFVDLPSGRKGIDMSRNLATIDEILEDITREEAYRVEDVCGDAAERLLEKHDYTTTAEVSMSAELVTREETPASGLETQSTATIVASATATEEGTRAEIGAEVTGMTVCPCSQGMSESRAREKLAELGVDEETTDAFLEAVPQPGHSQRGHATLTITTDGSPEVDLRDVIDVARDSMSARIYNMAKRPDEDHMTYHAHANAKFVEDCVRALAEGTLAEFGHLADDAVIRMKQSNDESIHQHNAHAEREVTMGDLRDELGE, encoded by the coding sequence ATGAGTCATCAGCTGCCGGACGTACAGGCGTCGGCCCCGGACGTCACCGTCGGGCTCTCGCAGGTCGGCGTCACCGGCGTGGAGAAACTCGTCAAGATCGCCCGCGGCGACGACCGACCGATCGTTCTCATGGCCGAGTTCGAGGTGTTCGTCGACCTCCCGAGCGGCCGCAAGGGGATCGACATGTCACGGAACCTCGCGACGATAGACGAGATCTTGGAGGACATCACCCGCGAGGAGGCCTACCGCGTCGAGGACGTCTGTGGCGACGCCGCCGAGCGGCTCCTGGAGAAACACGACTACACCACCACCGCCGAGGTGTCGATGTCGGCGGAGCTCGTCACCCGCGAGGAGACCCCGGCCTCCGGGCTCGAGACCCAGAGCACGGCGACCATCGTCGCCAGCGCGACCGCGACGGAGGAGGGAACCCGCGCCGAGATCGGTGCGGAGGTCACGGGGATGACGGTGTGTCCCTGTTCGCAGGGGATGAGCGAGTCTCGTGCCCGCGAGAAGCTCGCCGAGCTCGGCGTCGACGAGGAGACGACCGACGCCTTCCTCGAGGCGGTCCCGCAGCCGGGCCACTCCCAGCGCGGCCACGCCACCCTGACGATCACCACGGACGGCAGCCCCGAGGTCGACCTCCGCGACGTGATCGACGTCGCCCGCGACTCGATGAGCGCGCGGATCTACAACATGGCCAAACGCCCCGACGAGGACCACATGACCTACCACGCACACGCGAACGCGAAGTTCGTCGAGGACTGCGTCCGCGCGCTCGCCGAGGGGACGCTCGCGGAGTTCGGGCACCTCGCCGACGACGCCGTGATCCGCATGAAACAGTCGAACGACGAGTCGATCCACCAGCACAACGCCCACGCCGAACGCGAGGTCACGATGGGCGACCTCCGCGACGAACTCGGCGAGTAG